In a single window of the Anguilla rostrata isolate EN2019 chromosome 4, ASM1855537v3, whole genome shotgun sequence genome:
- the arl8 gene encoding ADP-ribosylation factor-like 8 isoform X1, with amino-acid sequence MGLIFAKLWGFFCNQEHKVIIVGLDNAGKTTILYQFLMNEVVHTSPTIGSNVEEIVVKNTHFLMWDIGGQESLRSSWNTYYSNTEFIILVVDSTDRERLVISKEELYRMLAHEDLRKAAVLIFANKQDMKDCMSAAEISKYLTLSSIKDHPWHIQSCCALTGEGLCQGLEWMTSRAGLR; translated from the exons AGCACAAGGTGATCATTGTTGGACTGGACAATGCTGGAAAGACCACAATACTTTATCAGTT tttgatgAACGAGGTTGTCCACACGTCGCCTACGATAGGAAGCAACGTGGAGGAGATTGTGGTGAAGAACACGCACTTCCTCATGTGGGACATCGGGGGCCAGGAGTCTCTCCGGTCCTCCTGGAACACGTATTACTCCAACACAGAG TTCATCATTTTGGTGGTGGACAGCACGGACAGGGAGAGACTGGTCATCTCCAAGGAGGAGCTGTACAGGATGCTGGCCCACGAG GATCTGCGGAAGGCAGCTGTGTTGATATTTGCGAACAAGCAGGATATGAAAGACTGCATGTCCGCTGCTGAAATCTCCAAATACCTCACCCTGAGCTCCATAAAGGATCACCCCTGGCATATCCAGTCCTGCTGCGCCCTGACAGGAGAGGG ACTGTGCCAAGGCTTGGAGTGGATGACATCACGCGCCGGACTGagataa
- the arl8 gene encoding ADP-ribosylation factor-like 8 isoform X2: protein MNEVVHTSPTIGSNVEEIVVKNTHFLMWDIGGQESLRSSWNTYYSNTEFIILVVDSTDRERLVISKEELYRMLAHEDLRKAAVLIFANKQDMKDCMSAAEISKYLTLSSIKDHPWHIQSCCALTGEGLCQGLEWMTSRAGLR from the exons atgAACGAGGTTGTCCACACGTCGCCTACGATAGGAAGCAACGTGGAGGAGATTGTGGTGAAGAACACGCACTTCCTCATGTGGGACATCGGGGGCCAGGAGTCTCTCCGGTCCTCCTGGAACACGTATTACTCCAACACAGAG TTCATCATTTTGGTGGTGGACAGCACGGACAGGGAGAGACTGGTCATCTCCAAGGAGGAGCTGTACAGGATGCTGGCCCACGAG GATCTGCGGAAGGCAGCTGTGTTGATATTTGCGAACAAGCAGGATATGAAAGACTGCATGTCCGCTGCTGAAATCTCCAAATACCTCACCCTGAGCTCCATAAAGGATCACCCCTGGCATATCCAGTCCTGCTGCGCCCTGACAGGAGAGGG ACTGTGCCAAGGCTTGGAGTGGATGACATCACGCGCCGGACTGagataa